The Engystomops pustulosus chromosome 9, aEngPut4.maternal, whole genome shotgun sequence genome includes a window with the following:
- the LOC140076815 gene encoding protein EOLA1-like yields the protein MQVGCLSFRQPYAGLLLNGVKTVETRWRPLLADYRNSTLAVHIAVRDWEQQDWRDIVQDRLGMSHVQVQQLLHEGEQFGRGVIAGLIDIGDTWQHTDDVPVEETIELENKALLMGLQGKYLTHVSNARWLLQPIPARGGKDVWQVTIPEEVIPC from the exons ATGCAGGTCGGATGTCTCTCCTTCCGCCAGCCATATGCGGGACTGCTATTAAACGGAGTCAAGACAGTGGAGAcacgctggcgccccctgctggctgactacaggaaCAGCACGCTAGCTGTGCACATCGCTGTCAGGGACTGGGAGCAGCAGGACTGGAGGGACATTGTGCAGGACAGACTGGGGATGTCACATGTGCAGGTGCAGCAGCTGTTACATGAAGGGGAGCAGTTCGGCAGAGGAGTCATCGCAG GACTGATTGACATTGGAGACACCTGGCAGCATACTGATGATGTCCCCGTTGAAGAAACCATTGAACTTGAGAATAAAGCCTTGTTAATGGGACTGCAAGGAAAGTACCTGACCCATGTTTCCAATGCCAGGTGGTTATTACAACCAATTCCAGCCAGAGGCGGCAAAGATGTTTGGCAAGTGACAATACCAGAAGAAGTCATTCCCTGTTAA